A single region of the Triplophysa dalaica isolate WHDGS20190420 chromosome 15, ASM1584641v1, whole genome shotgun sequence genome encodes:
- the stard9 gene encoding stAR-related lipid transfer protein 9: protein MANVKVAVRVRPLNSRESLDGGQLAVHVEDKVVRIRNVKMEGRLQGRAESQADSRENLMQFAFDYCYWSADPSAPNFTSQEEVFQDLGVCVLSGASEGYNVCLFAYGQTGSGKTYTMMGTPDSMGLTPRICQGLFRTGGDAADGPSCRVEISFLEIYNERVRDLLRGVDQKKPAPLRVREHPEKGPYVQGLSQHVVTDYKQAVDLLEEGIANRITAATHVHDASSRSHAIFTIQYTQAILENNLPSEIVSKINLVDLAGSERADPHYCRDRITEGANINKSLVTLGIVISALAQNSQMFSSNQSINSVISECEGSTLGSHSSSLSGSGRRHCFIPYRDSVLTWLLKDSLGGNSKTIMIATVSPSSSSYSETLSTLRYAAHARNIVNKPRVNEDANVRLIRELREEIDRLKSLLLSFEMQRNSSPSLSDEREGSLSDIVLQNELKVEQLTKDWSDSWHDKRALLERYSLDINQDKAGVLIYSLLPHLIALEPDVLSTGVTIYHLPEGVTSFGPQGDSLEEPHIVLPEGCACEIENHGGVVTLKPVPGNICMVSVSEREVTQPCRLVQGAVITLGRLHKFRFNHPAEAAVLMERRRNSEGGVISTQVNLLTESRVSGCHENGNEPTPRQRLEEQQWYIQCLGEEIQLEQKRAERDLDGEQARLQQQHTDIQQWILKEKQRLAVHREKATMDSGVQTDLKLLPPLTGLSRAEESSAEVVPLSFLMGDRKRVVQEELLKHHALCRAENRVRRKRLRYQLEKIARKRHLLEAKRELQRLENELLQGGEEASSQEVGYTSRSRGRSMTLRRHSFSANLLSRLYPQHTPIFSHFLKRNRSSELRAFFNGFARNTKWFSDEFLQDQKIRRRSNTMPSRYQGSSNWQSSSETLKSSPKDTKMTETKTNASDKLCLDTNTKATRKVLPIIKHLATQKVTVKGTSLSQDKDKGLETIRKVFSHSVSPGMKTAFTKVYCKPPSGSRGNMKSENKTISQSNKTLKEFEENKEGKCSIKSTMSYESLEQLGSLKYVGVRKESYVVDPNGSSDCDSNFSVDSLSSAYATALAEQLQQEECDFSEDESENSEMSQDSLVMESSGKHVTARPVQRLKKVSSHLGELPTLCCSQSTRNKELSEEVPAEVFWRFNGSSKLKMENFRVSRLVSECRPCSGASVREPDSVLALTDAWLSTDAVDSLRMSSGHFVKHDVHIPRENTSLTSLELSDNINVSEGQSSPPSDSTKCDISRLEEQSTSFKNTLTFESHDSDPSFEAEREDVEMLKSFEEPGTNAKPCTTRTDPDGVTYTSEPTNDSKLLEPTVTKEMMIQYSKDGDISTGMNTLQCIQANSCRKDQKCHSTSWPANPKHSSLKSSLSHKDPEVKNFKAWQGLVNGSQMKMDHLSNSEENVKLGCDNRDTLEKYQKECHCFYPKQCTEMANKEVTKDSVLTIKQSNKHDEKITGFNGNNEQVELQLGNDIVIATCQMNEDPSDLYIENMKLPKKYDVDVFDTKPALINLDHEQSACLVVNSCACSAINSELLKLSLVEKLHTSDKTENSDQELKKKIETALKSDALKTVIHRQHCTISRHGNNICDSGLTVSNSEIKNFNENNMEEKNNAIQIMEKKIFNNKYFQMSDSAVNEKISEVVKENFSMSLKKDCEEDHESDTTKENIPSAQLDDITSKKNSCGFEYSQDHLFKSNSLQAKTEVPTDSTIENSENCGVLIKSRHPMTMLNSTILNTVERKSTERAEQEGPDYSYISDIMSSVDYCAIKPLRTDAQNMDASKTVQQKDFTSTVVIENCKVTVLNHLIPCMYTQVTSSLKQTHRLDEISKVDQQNAQIVNNTTKSVLTPREIQEHNFDSKLLRHLNLFNETCLEILMPSSKSNIPQVSLPAEAMVNRNNSVGNYDGTDCDVNQVMESTASMSPYDKSKDQIKKENIHLSNSSIMDQSHSAADDKYCALEAEPLNKLAFYEFGPGSLGKYQSSVGQDKVNANHHLGNSNISISSSGDKSREGSVEQIYHSYTSDALREDAIVSDFSQKPQIHSSSLSQRPQMDNVLETCDTGNIPQVFLENHSFCTSNHLEIMSKSQHNNDYFKGLHSSINQHIENESSAPQNHQKSAESDKIMVKPSTSPQVDHIHNQKQASYSQNQTEQYNNGLKSKNKEHSTTLAATKHVDANGTDDKQREKPKRYRKAHFKAPPSSSTDSTTDLSLDESYPSKVHVTVKGHRTKPSSLAPCRQNLFAHCRLRNPPLDEKSVSSPSAVCPRSLETQTGNHTQELSTVETIASQGVHGSTEQTQKIIDSKDYRDIHVWRKALSKDTSKSVLKDQTQQLENAVSHTRDSAMHFFSSDINPFIHTRTDLNRAVHKNQAFGSDADISFKHSLLSTSNKNIVRCCSEDNFLNTHNSPFSSHLSTYANHKGLSSTLSSDDGCGDQISSEPLIKTPSHSTSASNKQTITTSYNGTAEKLHHSSGQVDEIVLVCSSQYESQNNRHSCPSKCDHGTQTVGVDLTKKNSHRRCSTQSPVSKPGNGAPTTWSSLQNMSEHLSDLIYNTSDLLENIQCMRTGDRSPKFEHPKSCFKDSTLNSGSKYKRDGYTQTSMDSGIQTETTSVSKNVQEVNLIVKVIGSEVCNVSQLDGVTKQEPDFERIKSLSDLRPKGSSKVADPQNVLVTPSKVYLLETVVPVQTSGTFEALEVDVESNLYKKSSSSYLGGKQSPSMKEENKQTCQRNIDLRNCCNKKPMLMDRASSPILTVKALRHGERNPKNTQRLTNNDTAEIQNDMENRCSDEYKMPFKEHKMLHNQKNTVLHQENHRILRTKNTKQIPEGTPLTPLTLENLRDIGCPNLDGFTENSINSMSVSTSQLQRKYLSPTSSGGMQTVPSLVKYKQEIPARFYALSYNKRLTYSNSILEQDHRSPQHQEDDVMSLVPSECNTDILVSIDPLIETSLLKEHQQIPDDLPMHNKFTNWSGINQQPSSPLNKTNKASGKNFTARRAHLLQMMESQRPEPLEDERTREIEKLRKEREQVLASVHLDPSPHQLTVELTETKLHYGQGETDTLLKIIKSCSKEVPTSCSTQELFDRHRRNIESLRKQREVRIQMCRRPRSLSSGNRMPVSHEREQYPRISDMPSRRREYLQQLRQEIVETSRVPDPPRREGQCPSDIEILLLDYSRARDEARAEIACARHRLRERTEQEKRRLQQQALLQAVKDDLRFRTRTSNSTLCTGSNLSLSSGPTSGYNSSNAATLKDNTSPTIQINGVSEFRVRTRPPVIQLQTLKAQRKWLSVQDVSQESFANGYESSSFPSSPPCARQRTHSFGSPSSLSSSYQDIADCTLASAISEIYLASAGDVKNLLAGKATAGWRDQGVERGVQVFYKPNARTTTHGFLGAAELERPLDSLWYTVRDHSKTHLYHESVRSAWTRPLDEHNQLVYLLMDTSNCQLKQPRDFCCLSTESKQDDLWVLAMQSVFEETLPRPSVDTVRGEMLPSAWIFQPSQRNGQKIVTVIYLLQVDLGTPSLAPRLLNTVSRKQATVIADLNSFFSL from the exons GTGTTTCAagacctgggtgtgtgtgttctgtctgGGGCATCAGAGGGGTATAACGTTTGTCTGTTTGCTTATGGACAGACAGGCTCAGGGAAAACCTACACCATGATGGGCACTCCA GATTCTATGGGGCTGACTCCAAGAATATGTCAA GGCCTTTTCAGGACTGGGGGTGACGCCGCTGATGGACCAAGCTGTAGAGTTGAAATAAG CTTTTTAGAGATCTATAATGAGCGTGTACGCGATTTGCTGAGAGGTGTGGACCAGAAGAAGCCAGCACCCCTGAGGGTTCGAGAACACCCGGAGAAAGGGCCCTATGTGCAGG GGCTCTCTCAGCATGTAGTGACAGACTACAAACAAGCAGTGGATCTGCTAGAGGAGGGCATCGCCAATCGCATCACAGCCGCTACACATGTTCATGATGCTAGCAGTAGATCTCATGCCATCTTTACGATCCAATACACACAG GCTATTCTTGAAAATAATTTACCTTCAGAAATAGTAAGCAAGATTAACTTGGTGGACCTTGCTGGCAG TGAGCGAGCAGACCCTCACTACTGCCGAGACAGAATAACAGAAGGAGCCAACATCAACAAATCTCTCGTCACTCTTGGTATTGTCATCTCTGCTCTCG CTCAGAACTCTCAGATGTTCAGCAGCAATCAGAGCATTAACAGTGTGATCAGTGAGTGTGAAGGGAGCACATTGGGCAGCCATTCCAGTTCTCTGTCAGGCAGCGGACGCAGACATTGCTTCATCCCGTACAGGGACTCAGTCCTCACCTGGCTTCTCAAAGACAGTCTGGGCGGCAACTCCAAGACTATCATGATTGCAA CCGTGTCACCATCCAGCAGCAGCTACAGCGAGACTCTGAGCACCCTCCGCTATGCAGCTCACGCTAGAAACATTGTCAACAAGCCAAGAGTCAATGAG GACGCCAACGTGAGGCTAATCCGAGAGTTACGAGAAGAAATCGATCGTCTGAAGAGCTTGTTGCTGAGTTTCGAAATG CAGAGGAATTCCAGTCCATCGCTCAGTGATGAGAGAGAAGGAAGCCTGTCTGATATAGTCCTCCAGAATGAACTGAAG GTGGAGCAGCTGACTAAGGACTGGTCTGACAGTTGGCATGATAAGCGAGCCTTGCTGGAGCGCTACAGTTTGGACATTAACCAGGATAAAGCTGGAGTCCTTATCTACTCTCTCCTGCCTCACCTCATCGCTCTGGAGCCAGACGTCCTCAGCACGGGAGTCACCATCTATCATCTTCCG GAAGGTGTAACAAGTTTCGGTCCTCAGGGTGACAGCCTGGAAGAGCCACACATAG TCTTGCCAGAAGGATGCGCATGTGAGATTGAGAATCACGGTGGAGTGGTGACTCTAAAGCCAGTTCCAGGGAATATCTGTATGGTCAGTGTCAGTGAGAGAGAGGTCACTCAGCCCTGCAGACTTGTACAAG GTGCGGTAATAACCTTAGGAAGGCTTCACAAGTTCAGGTTCAACCATCCCGCAGAGGCAGCTGTTTTGATGGAGAGGAGACGG AACAGTGAAGGAGGTGTGATTTCTACACAGGTCAACCTGCTAACTGAATCCAG GGTTTCAGGTTGTCATGAGAATGGCAATGAGCCAACCCCCAGACAGCGACTAGAGGAGCAACAGTGGTACATACAGTGTCTCGGAGAAGAGATTCAGTTGGAACAGAAAAGAGCAGAAAGAGATCTAGACGGAGAGCAGGCCCGACTCCAACAACAACACACTGACA TCCAGCAGTGGATCTTAAAAGAAAAGCAACGACTTGCAGTCCACAGAGAAAAGGCAACGATGGATTCAGGGGTTCAAACAGATCTCAAACTTCTTCCTCCATTGACTGGTTTATCACGTGCGGAGGAAAGCAGTGCTGAAGTAGTTCCACTGTCATTCTTGATGGGTGACAGGAAAAGGGTGGTACAGGAGGAACTTCTGAAACATCATGCTTTGTGCAGAGCTGAGAACCGCGTGAGGCGCAAGAGGTTGCGATATCAACTGGAGAAGATTGCTAGAAAGCGCCATCTGTTGGAAGCAAAGCGAGAACTACAGAGACTAGAAAATGAGCTTTTACAAGGAGGCGAGGAAGCTTCGTCTCAAGAAGTAGGGTACACCTCAAGGTCCAGGGGACGTTCGATGACTTTGCGAAGACATTccttttccgctaatttgcttTCACGACTTTATCCTCAACACACTCCAATTTTCAG CCATTTTCTTAAAAGGAATAGATCATCTGAGCTTAGAGCATTTTTCAATGGTTTTGCTCGCAACACTAAATGGTTCTCTGATGAATTTCTCCAAGATCAAAAGATTAGAAGGCGCTCAAACACAATGCCCTCAAGATACCAAGGATCCTCAAATTGGCAAAGTTCCTCAGAGACCCTCAAAAGTTCCCCAAAAGATACTAAAATGACTGAAACCAAGACAAATGCAAGTGACAAGCTCTGTCTGGATACAAACACCAAAGCCACTAGAAAAGTATTAccaataattaaacatttagcTACTCAGAAAGTTACGGTCAAGGGAACAAGTTTATCCCAAGATAAGGATAAAGGTTTAGAGACCATTCGCAAAGTTTTTTCACACTCAGTCAGCCCTGGGATGAAGACTGCTTTTACCAAGGTTTACTGCAAGCCACCATCAGGGTCACGTGGAAACATGAAATCCGAGAACAAAACAATCAGCCAATCAAACAAAACTCTGAAAGAGTTTGAAGAGAACAAGGAGGGAAAATGCTCTATCAAATCAACAATGTCTTATGAAAGCCTGGAGCAGCTTGGCTCACTAAAATATGTCGGAGTGCGAAAAGAGAGTTATGTGGTGGATCCCAATGGATCTTCAGATTGTGATAGTAATTTCTCAGTGGACTCACTGTCATCGGCGTATGCTACAGCTCTGGCCGAGCAGCTTCAGCAGGAGGAATGTGATTTCAGTGAAGATGAGAGTGAAAACAGTGAGATGTCTCAGGATTCTCTTGTTATGGAGAGCAGCGGGAAGCATGTTACTGCCAGACCAGTGCAGAGGCTTAAGAAAGTTTCTAGCCACCTTGGTGAATTACCAACCTTGTGCTGCTCTCAGTCCACCAGGAATAAAGAATTATCTGAAGAAGTACCTGCAGAGGTTTTCTGGAGATTTAATGGCAGTTCAAAGTTGAAAATGGAAAATTTCAGAGTTTCAAGACTAGTGTCTGAATGTAGACCGTGCAGTGGTGCAAGTGTAAGAGAACCAGATTCAGTTCTTGCTCTTACAGATGCTTGGTTGTCCACTGATGCAGTAGACAGTCTTAGAATGAGTTCAGGACACTTTGTCAAACACGATGTGCACATACCTAGAGAGAATACCAGTCTCACTAGTTTAGAGCTCTCAGACAACATAAATGTCTCAGAAGGCCAGAGCTCACCCCCCTCTGACTCTACTAAATGTGACATTTCAAGACTTGAAGAACAAAGCACATCCTTTAAGAATACCTTGACCTTTGAAAGCCATGATAGCGATCCTAGTTTTGAAGCAGAGCGGGAAGATGTTGAGATGTTGAAGAGTTTTGAGGAGCCAGGTACCAATGCAAAGCCATGCACAACTCGCACTGATCCTGATGGTGTAACATACACAAGTGAACCAACCAATGACTCAAAACTACTGGAACCCACAGTGACTAAAGAAATGATGATTCAATATTCCAAAGATGGGGACATCTCAACAGGTATGAATACTTTACAATGCATCCAAGCTAACTCTTGTAGAAAAGATCAAAAATGTCACTCAACGTCTTGGCCAGCTAACCCTAAGCATTCTTCTCTGAAGTCAAGTCTTAGCCACAAAGACCCAGAAGTCAAGAATTTTAAAGCTTGGCAGGGATTAGTAAATGGTTCTCAAATGAAGATGGATCATCTCAGTAACAGTGAAGAGAATGTTAAATTAGGCTGCGACAATAGGGATACACTTGAGAAATATCAGAAAGAATGTCATTGCTTTTACCCTAAACAATGCACTGAAATGGCTAACAAAGAAGTTACCAAGGATTCTGTATTGACAATTAAACAATCGAATAAGCATGATGAAAAAATTACTGGCTTTAATGGAAATAATGAACAAGTGGAGCTGCAGTTGGGAAATGATATAGTTATTGCAACATGTCAAATGAATGAAGACCCGTCAGATCTCTATATAGAAAATATGAAGCTGCCAAAGAAATATGATGTAGATGTTTTTGATACTAAGCCAGCACTTATAAATCTGGACCATGAACAATCTGCTTGTTTAGTTGTCAACAGTTGTGCTTGTTCAGCCATCAATAGCGAATTATTAAAGCTGTCCCTTGTGGAAAAATTGCATACATCGGATAAGACAGAAAACTCTGATCAAGAgctgaaaaagaaaatagagACTGCACTCAAGAGTGATGCTCTCAAGACTGTAATACATAGACAACATTGCACTATTTCTAGACATGGTAACAATATATGTGATAGtggattgacagtgtcaaattCTGAGATTAAAAACTTCAATGAGAACAACATGGAGGAGAAAAACAATGCCATTCAGATCATGGAAAAGaagatttttaataataaatattttcaaatgagTGACTCCgctgtaaatgaaaaaatatcaGAGGTGGTGAAAGAAAATTTTTCAATGTCTCTGAAAAAAGACTGTGAAGAAGATCATGAGTCAGACACAACCAAAGAAAACATTCCTTCAGCTCAACTGGATGATATAACATCCAAGAAAAACTCATGTGGATTTGAATACAGTCAAGATCATCTTTTTAAAAGCAACAGCTTGCAGGCAAAAACAGAGGTACCTACTGACAGCACTATAGAGAATTCTGAAAACTGTGGTGTACTAATAAAATCAAGACATCCTATGACTATGCTGAATTCAACAATACTGAACACCGTGGAAAGAAAGAGCACAGAAAGAGCTGAACAAGAAGGTCCAGATTATTCATATATCAGCGATATCATGTCTTCAGTGGATTATTGTGCCATTAAACCACTGAGGACAGATGCACAAAACATGGATGCTTCAAAAACTGTTCAACAGAAGGATTTCACCAGCACTGTTGTAATTGAGAATTGTAAAGTGACAGTATTAAATCACTTAATTCCCTGTATGTATACACAAGTTACTTCATcacttaaacaaacacacagattggATGAAATCAGTAAGGTTGACCAGCAGAATGCTCAGATAgtcaacaacacaacaaaaagtgtGTTGACCCCAAGAGAAATCCAAGAACATAATTTTGACTCTAAACTGCTTAGGCATTTAAATCTTTTCAATGAAACTTGTCTAGAAATCTTAATGCCGTCTAGTAAAAGCAATATTCCTCAGGTGTCCCTACCTGCTGAAGCGATGGTGAACCGTAATAACTCGGTTGGAAATTATGACGGGACAGACTGTGATGTAAATCAAGTTATGGAGAGCACTGCTTCAATGTCACCTTATGATAAGTCAAAAGATcaaattaaaaaggaaaatatacatttatccAACTCTTCAATTATGGATCAGTCCCACTCAGCTGCTGATGATAAATACTGTGCTCTTGAAGCTGAACCTTTAAACAAGCTTGCGTTTTATGAATTTGGTCCAGGAAGCCTTGGAAAGTATCAGAGTTCTGTCGGCCAAGATAAAGTGAATGCTAATCATCACTTAggaaactcaaacatttctattAGTAGTAGTGGTGATAAGAGCCGAGAAGGATCTGTGGAGCAGATATATCACAGTTATACCTCTGATGCTTTGAGAGAAGATGCCATTGTTTCAGATTTCAGTCAGAAGCCACAGATCCACAGTTCCTCACTGTCACAGAGGCCACAGATGGACAATGTGCTTGAAACCTGTGATACTGGAAACATTCCACAGGTTTTTTTGGAAAATCACTCATTCTGCACAAGTAATCATTTAGAAATTATGAGTAAATCTCAACATAACAATGACTACTTCAAGGGACTACATAGTTCTATTAACCAACACATTGAAAATGAGTCATCTGCACCTCAAAATCACCAAAAATCAGCTGAGTCTGATAAAATTATGGTCAAGCCTTCAACATCTCCTCAAGTAGATCACATTCACAACCAAAAACAGGCTTCTTACAGTCAAAACCAAACGGAACAATATAATAATGGTTTGaaatctaaaaacaaagaacattCCACAACACTGGCTGCTACGAAACATGTTGATGCGAATGGTACTGATGATAAGCAGAGAGAGAAGCCAAAGCGATACAGAAAAGCCCACTTTAAAGCACCTCCAAGTTCATCGACTGATTCTACAACTGATTTATCCTTAGATGAAAGTTACCCATCAAAAGTGCATGTGACAGTTAAGGGCCATCGTACCAAACCAAGTTCACTGGCCCCTTGCAGACAAAATCTTTTTGCACACTGTAGACTCAGAAATCCTCCACTTGATGAGAAAAGTGTTTCTTCACCTTCAGCAGTTTGTCCAAGATCATtagaaacacaaacaggaaaTCACACCCAGGAGCTAAGCACTGTTGAGACTATTGCAAGTCAGGGTGTGCATGGCTCCACTGAACAAACGCAAAAGATAATTGACTCAAAGGATTATCGAGACATTCATGTATGGAGAAAAGCTTTATCCAAAGATACTTCCAAGAGTGTTTTAAAAGACCAAACGCAGCAACTTGAGAATGCAGTTTCACACACTAGAGATTCTGCAATGCATTTTTTCTCAAGTGATATCAACCCATTTATTCATACGAGGACTGATTTGAACAGAGCAGTCCACAAAAACCAGGCCTTTGGAAGTGATGCCGATATATCCTTCAAACACTCTCTGCTTAGTACTTCTAACAAGAATATAGTAAGATGCTGTAGTGAAGACAATTTCTTGAATACTCATAACTCTCCATTTAGTTCCCATTTAAGCACTTATGCGAATCATAAAGGACTCTCTAGCACATTAAGTAGTGATGACGGGTGTGGAGATCAAATATCTTCGGAGCCTTTGATCAAGACACCTTCCCATTCCACTAGTGCTTCAAATAAGCAGACCATAACTACTTCTTACAATGGCACTGCAGAGAAATTACACCATAGTTCAGGTCAAGTTGACGAAATAGTTCTGGTCTGTTCTTCTCAGTATGAATCTCAGAACAACAGACATTCCTGTCCAAGCAAGTGTGATCATGGTACACAAACTGTTGGGGTTGACCTTACGAAAAAGAATAGTCACAGACGATGCAGCACTCAGTCACCAGTGTCTAAACCAGGGAATGGAGCCCCAACCACATGGTCAAGTCTTCAGAACATGTCTGAACATCTCTCGGATTTGATATACAACACCTCTGATCTTCTGGAAAACATACAGTGTATGCGAACAGGGGATAGATCACCAAAATTTGAGCATCCTAAAAGTTGTTTCAAAGATTCAACTCTGAATTCTGGCAGTAAGTACAAGAGAGATGGTTACACGCAGACTTCAATGGACAGTGGGATCCAGACGGAGACGACTTCGGTGTCAAagaatgtacaggaggttaatCTAATTGTTAAAGTGATTGGCTCAGAAGTTTGTAATGTGTCTCAGCTGGATGGTGTCACCAAGCAAGAACCAGACTTCGAAAGAATAAAAAGCCTCTCTGACTTACGTCCAAAAGGGAGCTCAAAGGTAGCGGACCCTCAGAATGTTCTTGTTACTCCCTCAAAGGTTTATTTATTGGAGACAGTGGTTCCAGTTCAGACTTCCGGCACCTTTGAAGCGCTGGAAGTTGATGTAGAAAGTAATTTGTACAAGAAATCTTCATCCAGTTACCTTGGAGGCAAACAATCCCCATCCATGAAGGAAGAGAATAAACAGACTTGTCAAAGAAACATAGATTTAAGGAATTGCTGTAATAAAAAGCCTATGCTCATGGATCGTGCATCCTCACCTATCCTCACTGTCAAGGCTTTAAGACATGGAGAACGAAATCCAAAAAATACTCAGCGTTTAACCAACAATGACACAGCTGAGATACAAAATGATATGGAAAATCGATGCTCTGATGAATACAAAATGCcatttaaagaacacaaaatgcTTCACAATCAAAAGAATACAGTATTACATCAAGAGAATCATCGTATCCTTCGtaccaaaaatacaaaacaaataccTGAGGGTACACCATTGACACCATTGACCCTTGAAAACCTAAGAGACATCGGTTGTCCAAATTTGGATGGATTTACAGAAAACTCAATAAATAGCATGTCTGTTTCTACATCTCAGCTTCAAAGAAAATACCTCTCCCCAACTAGTAGTGGTGGTATGCAAACTGTACCGTCCTTGGTTAAGTATAAACAAGAAATCCCAGCCAGATTTTATGCGTTGTCTTATAACAAACGATTAACTTATAGTAACAGTATACTAGAACAAGATCACCGATCACCGCAACACCAGGAAGATGATGTGATGTCTCTAGTGCCAAGTGAGTGCAACACAGATATCCTTGTTAGCATCGATCCTCTGATAGAGACCAGCCTACTTAAGGAACATCAACAGATCCCTGATGATCTGCCTATGCACAACAAATTTACTAACTGGTCCGGTATTAACCAGCAGCCATCATCACCgctcaataaaacaaacaaagcatcTGGAAAAAACTTCACAGCACGCAGAGCCCACCTCCTGCAGATGATGGAGTCACAAAGACCAGAGCCTTTGGAGGACGAGAGGACGAGAGAAATTGAGAAGCTGAGGAAAGAACGTGAGCAGGTTTTAGCATCTGTGCATCTGGATCCGAGTCCTCATCAGCTGACTGTTGAACTCACAGAGACCAAGCTGCACTATGGCCAAGGAGAAACAGACACTCTGCTTAAAATCATCAAATCTTGTTCTAAAGAAGTACCTACATCCTGTAGCACACAAGAGCTTTTTGACAG GCATAGGAGGAACATTGAAAGTCTAAGAAAACAAAGAGAAGTTCGTATCCAGATGTGCCGGCGACCTCGAAGCCTCAGTTCCGGAAACCGGATGCCAGTCAGTCATGAGCGGGAACAGTATCCGAGAATTTCAGACATGCCAAGCAGAAGAAGGGAATATCTGCAGCAGCTCCGCCAAGAAATAGTGGAAACCAGCAG AGTTCCCGATCCACCAAGGCGGGAAGGTCAGTGTCCGTCTGATATTGAGATTCTACTGCTTGACTACAGCCGAGCCCGCGATGAAGCGAGAGCAGAGATCGCATGTGCACGTCACAGACTCCGCGAGAGGACGGAACAAGAAAAGAGACGACTACAGCAGCAAGCACTCTTACAGGCGGTTAAG GATGACCTGAGGTTTCGCACACGCACTAGTAACAGTACATTATGCACTGGGTCAAACTTAAGTCTTTCCTCTGGACCCACTTCAGGCTACAACAGCAGTAATGCTGCTACACTAAAAGACAATACATCACCAACAATACAG ATAAATGGAGTCTCAGAATTCAGAGTGAGGACTCGACCACCGGTGATTCAGTTACAGACTTTGAAAGCCCAGCGTAAATGGCTGTCAGTTCAGG ATGTCAGCCAGGAGTCATTTGCCAATGGATACGAGTCCTCCTCTTTTCCATCATCTCCTCCCTGTGCTCGACAGCGCACTCACTCCTTTGGTTCTCCTTCGTCTTTATCATCTTCATATCAAGATATTGCAGACTGCACTCTTGCCAGTGCTATTTCAGAG ATATATTTGGCATCTGCTGGGGATGTGAAGAATCTATTGGCGGGAAAGGCAACTGCTGGTTGGAG GGACCAGGGTGTGGAAAGAGGTGTTCAGGTCTTTTATAAGCCTAATGCTAGGACCACAACACATGGGTTTCTGGGAGCAGCAGAACTGGAGAGACCTCTGGACAGTCTATGGTATACAGTTCGAGACCACTCAAAGACTCACTTGTACCATGAGTCTGTTAGATCTGCCTGGACACGACCACTGGATGAACACAACCAACTAG TCTACCTGCTGATGGACACATCCAATTGCCAGCTTAAACAGCCCCGGGACTTCTGCTGCCTTAGTACAGAATCTAAACAG GATGATTTGTGGGTGTTGGCAATGCAGTCTGTATTTGAGGAGACACTACCACGTCCCAGCGTGGATACTGTACGTGGAGAAATGCTCCCCAGCGCATGGATCTTTCAACCCAGTCAGCGGAATGGTCAAAAAATTGTTACTGTCATCTATTTGCTTCAG GTTGATTTGGGAACCCCGTCCTTAGCTCCCAGACTGCTCAATACAGTGTCTAGGAAACAAGCAACTGTCATAGCGGACCTTAattctttcttctctttgtgA